Proteins encoded together in one Camelina sativa cultivar DH55 chromosome 9, Cs, whole genome shotgun sequence window:
- the LOC104710766 gene encoding uncharacterized protein LOC104710766, which translates to MGGCVSTHSRAIRPRRKGRRRSSKHFSKVSDIVPHANVRRPSDVGSRVSFALSQDDAWFDSVSVLDSDEDEDFISLPEENAPSAPPSVGGATGNIPNGQVVQFESSSCIVDGKGKYEEYHETYLKIDGSKTEKFVTKGMYKDPSGLSVLTGNNKKKNLMDHASFKGLKEQKRNSQEKTLRTSLSRLMPTVSFNDKTLNSPTSQKRKSAVYRLSFKRRSCDGEEVTEHRKLLYRPKAGFTVPSSAKEKQSSGSWCEIPPSTFKLRGETYFKDKKKSPAPNQCPYTPIGVDLFVCPRKIDHIAQHIELPNIKSEAKLPALLIVNIQLPTYPAAMFLGDSDGEGMSIVLYFKLRDNYEKETSQQYQESIKKLVNDEMEKVKGFAKDSNVAFRERLKIVAGLVNPEDLALSSTEKKLVQAYNEKPVLSRPQHNFFKGPNYFEIDLDVHRFSYISRKGLEAFRDRLKNGTLDLGLTIQAQKPEELPEQVLCCMRLSKIDFVDHGQIPMLLIPEDGETQV; encoded by the exons atggGTGGATGTGTGTCAACCCATTCGAGAGCCATTAGGCCTCGGAGGAAAGGTCGTCGCAGATCTTCAAAACACTTTTCTAAAGTGTCTGATATTGTTCCTCATGCAAATGTAAGAAGGCCCAGTGACGTTGGGAGTCGAGTTTCTTTTG CTCTCTCGCAAGATGATGCATGGTTTGACTCTGTCAGTGTTCTTGATTCGGATGAGGATGAGGACTTCATCAGCCTACCTGAAG AAAACGCACCATCAGCACCACCATCAGTGGGGGGTGCGACGGGTAATATCCCAAATGGTCAGGTAGTTCAATTCGAATCTTCGTCGTGCATTGTGGATGGGAAAGGAAAGTATGAAGAATACCATGAGACTTACTTGAAGATAGATGGGAGTAAGACCGAGAAGTTTGTGACCAAAGGGATGTACAAGGATCCTAGTGGTCTCTCTGTCCTCACTggaaacaacaagaagaaaaatttaatgGATCATGCAAGCTTTAAAGGCTTGAAGGAACAGAAACGGAACTCTCAAGAGAAAACCCTGAGAACCAGCCTGAGCCGTTTGATGCCGACAGTTAGTTTTAATGACAAGACTCTAAACTCGCCCACATCTCAGAAACGAAAATCCGCTGTTTATCGGCTTTCATTCAAGAGGAGATCGTGCGATGGTGAGGAAGTTACTGAGCATCGTAAGTTGTTGTACCGTCCGAAAGCGGGTTTCACTGTTCCTTCGTCTGCCAAGGAGAAGCAGTCCAGCGGTAGTTGGTGCGAGATACCGCCTTCAACTTTTAAACTCCGTGGAGAAACCTATTTCAA AGACAAGAAGAAATCCCCCGCTCCAAATCAGTGTCCGTACACTCCTATTGGTGTTGACTTGTTTGTCTGTCCAAGGAAGATTGATCATATCGCTCAACACATCGAGCTTCCAAACATCAAATCCGAGGCAAAGCTCCCAGCTCTTCTCATTGTCAACATTCAG TTACCAACTTATCCTGCTGCAATGTTCCTTGGAGACAGTGATGGGGAAGGCATGAGCATTGTACTCTACTTTAAATTACGAGATAATTACGAAAAAGAAACCTCTCAACAATATCAGGAGAGCATCAAG AAACTTGTCAATGATGAGATGGAGAAGGTAAAAGGGTTTGCTAAAGACAGCAATGTTGCTTTCCGTGAAAGGCTTAAGATAGTTGCTGGACTTGTTAACCCTGAAGATCTAGCTCTAAGCTCGACAGAGAAGAAGCTTGTTCAGGCTTACAATGAAAAACCTGTCCTCTCTCGTCCGCAACACAACTTCTTTAAG GGTCCAAACTACTTTGAGATTGATTTGGATGTGCATCGATTCAGCTACATATCGAGGAAAGGACTTGAAGCATTCAGAGATCGATTGAAAAACGGAACTCTTGATCTCGGGTTAACCATCCAG GCTCAAAAGCCAGAGGAGTTGCCGGAACAAGTGTTATGCTGTATGAGGCTAAGCAAGATTGACTTCGTTGACCATGGTCAGATCCCTATGCTTTTAATCCCGGAGGATGGGGAAACTCAAGTGTAA